Proteins found in one Paenibacillus sp. FSL R10-2782 genomic segment:
- a CDS encoding response regulator transcription factor, which translates to MKTNVLYIEDDQDIGAWMHQYLEERNYAVVWLRSGDGAVEASRTCQLVILDVMLPGLDGFTIGKRLKKERPELPILMLSARTSIDDKLQGLDFADDYVTKPFHPDELIARMEVLLRRSGTVPEESLQLGHLTVYPPDNRIVNRDTGEEITLTGKQYHIFAYLLRHLGQIMTKEQMYEAVWGDPYMDGDKTLMVHIRHLREKLEADPATPRIIETIRGVGYRVKV; encoded by the coding sequence ATGAAAACAAATGTGTTATATATCGAGGACGATCAGGATATCGGAGCTTGGATGCATCAATATTTGGAGGAGCGGAATTACGCTGTGGTGTGGCTGCGCAGCGGAGATGGAGCTGTGGAAGCATCCCGTACATGCCAGCTTGTGATTCTGGATGTGATGCTACCCGGTCTGGATGGATTTACGATTGGAAAAAGGCTCAAGAAGGAACGTCCCGAGCTCCCCATCCTTATGCTGTCCGCCCGTACTTCTATTGACGATAAGCTGCAAGGATTGGATTTTGCCGACGATTATGTGACGAAGCCCTTTCATCCGGACGAGCTGATTGCACGTATGGAGGTTTTGCTGCGTCGATCTGGTACGGTGCCCGAGGAATCCTTACAGTTGGGGCATCTGACGGTGTACCCTCCCGATAACCGTATTGTGAACCGTGATACCGGGGAAGAAATTACGCTGACAGGCAAGCAATATCATATTTTCGCTTATTTGCTACGGCATTTGGGCCAGATTATGACGAAGGAGCAAATGTATGAAGCCGTGTGGGGTGATCCGTATATGGACGGGGACAAAACCTTGATGGTCCACATTCGGCATCTGCGCGAAAAGCTGGAGGCTGATCCTGCCACACCCCGCATCATTGAGACGATTCGTGGTGTAGGCTATCGGGTTAAGGTGTAA
- a CDS encoding HAMP domain-containing sensor histidine kinase, producing the protein MNGLRKGTRFRNSLLFRYLIILVVAMMLLPIMLPAMLIVSSVLSAWVTDMKPANSHYLSSSRTEDSWHREAVALKGATPEQISAHLRKIQRDIFPDSQIFWVDTAGKTRLELPTQPDVPKQWDAAQTVVFMKQAINSDLFTVVAFIGGGKRNADQGYMVLKIPRSFYDQQRKDNSMTLYYLFFILLILVAFIFVSLLFFGGIRRRLVRLQAAMSQRGEDGLPILVSTGRPDEIGKLEEAFNQMVEQLAESRGRERQEEELRKRLVADLSHDIRTPLTVVRSHLYTLDDENLSDRGKRSISLMENKLKDLGSLIDNLLAYNLLSSGKYTLNNEPRDILRLVRECAASWYPVWEKEGFEVDIDLPEHSIVWKVDEQGFRRLLDNLFQNVVRHAVSGQYIGIHIEEHNGKEALVIADKGPGMEQQSSGKGAGIGLAITELLAREMNLERDIVSSSVGTQIRFLNKT; encoded by the coding sequence ATGAACGGGCTGCGAAAGGGAACACGTTTCCGAAATTCACTGTTGTTCCGCTACCTGATTATTCTTGTGGTTGCTATGATGCTATTGCCGATTATGCTGCCTGCTATGTTAATTGTAAGTAGTGTCTTGTCTGCTTGGGTTACGGATATGAAGCCTGCTAATTCACATTATCTCTCCAGTTCCCGGACCGAGGATAGCTGGCATCGCGAAGCTGTAGCCTTGAAAGGAGCCACACCAGAGCAAATCTCAGCCCATCTGCGCAAAATACAGCGGGATATTTTCCCCGATTCACAGATATTTTGGGTGGATACCGCAGGTAAAACAAGGTTGGAGCTACCGACACAGCCTGACGTTCCAAAGCAATGGGATGCGGCACAGACAGTTGTATTTATGAAGCAAGCCATAAATTCAGACTTATTTACTGTAGTCGCGTTTATTGGCGGTGGGAAGAGGAACGCCGATCAGGGCTATATGGTATTAAAAATTCCCCGTTCGTTTTATGATCAGCAGCGTAAAGACAATAGCATGACACTGTACTATCTCTTTTTTATTTTACTAATACTCGTAGCATTTATATTCGTATCTCTCCTGTTTTTTGGAGGCATTCGGCGCAGACTGGTGCGGCTTCAGGCAGCCATGTCGCAGAGGGGAGAGGATGGATTGCCCATTCTCGTCAGCACCGGACGACCGGATGAAATCGGCAAGCTGGAGGAAGCGTTCAACCAGATGGTTGAGCAGCTGGCGGAAAGCCGGGGACGTGAGCGCCAGGAGGAAGAGCTGCGGAAAAGGCTGGTCGCTGATCTGTCACACGATATTCGGACGCCGCTTACGGTCGTACGCAGCCACCTGTACACATTGGACGACGAAAACCTGAGTGACAGGGGAAAACGGTCTATTTCATTGATGGAAAACAAGCTAAAAGACCTCGGAAGTCTGATCGACAACCTGCTTGCCTATAATCTTCTCTCCAGCGGCAAATACACTTTGAATAACGAACCGCGTGATATCCTGCGACTGGTGCGGGAATGTGCGGCCAGCTGGTATCCGGTTTGGGAAAAGGAGGGCTTTGAGGTGGATATCGACTTGCCTGAGCATAGTATCGTGTGGAAGGTCGATGAGCAGGGCTTTCGCCGTTTGCTAGACAATCTCTTCCAAAATGTAGTTCGCCACGCCGTCTCAGGCCAATATATCGGTATCCATATAGAGGAACATAACGGGAAAGAGGCATTAGTCATTGCGGATAAAGGACCGGGAATGGAGCAGCAATCCAGTGGAAAAGGAGCCGGGATTGGCTTGGCGATTACTGAATTGCTGGCTCGTGAAATGAATCTGGAGAGGGACATTGTCAGTTCATCCGTCGGGACACAAATCCGTTTTTTAAACAAAACTTAA